A single genomic interval of Nomascus leucogenys isolate Asia chromosome 3, Asia_NLE_v1, whole genome shotgun sequence harbors:
- the DSE gene encoding dermatan-sulfate epimerase isoform X2: MYETSYRRGWGFQYLHNHQPTNCMALLTGSLVLMNQGYLQEAYLWTKQVLTIMEKSLVLLREVTDGSLYEGVAYGSYTTRSLFQYMFLVQRHFNINHFGHPWLKQHFAFMYRTILPGFQRTVAIADSNYNWFYGPESQLVFLDKFVMRNGSGNWLADQIRRNRVVEGPGTPSKGQRWCTLHTEFLWYDASLKSVPPPDFGTPTLHYFEDWGVVTYGSSLPAEINRSFLSFKSGKLGGRAIYDIVHRNKYKDWIKGWRNFNAGHEHPDQNSFTFAPNGVPFITEALYGPKYTFFNNVLMFSPAVSKSCFSPWEGQVTEDCSSKWSKYKHDLAASCQGRVVAAEEKNGVVFIRGEGVGAYNPQLNLKNVQRNLILLHPQLLLLVDQIHLGEESPLETAASFFHNVDVPFEETVVDGVHGAFMRQRDGLYKMYWMDDTGYSEKATFASVTYPRGYPYNGTNYVNVTMHLRSPITRAAYLFIGPSIDVQSFTVHGDSQQLDVFVATSKHAYATYLWTGEATGQSAFAQVIADHHKILFDQNSAIKSSIVPEVKDYAAIVEQNLQRFKPVFQLLEKQILSRVRNTASFRKTAERLLRFSDKRQTEEAIDRIFAISQQQQQQTKSKKNRRAGKRYKFVDAVPDIFAQIEVNEKKIRQKAQILAQKELPIDEDEEMKDLLDFADVTYEKHKNGGLIKGRFGQARMVTTTHSRAPSLSASYTRLFLILNIAIFFVMLAMQLTYFQRAQSLHGQRCLYAVLLIDSCILLWLYSSCSQSQC, encoded by the exons ATGTATGAAACTTCATACAGGAGAGGATGGGGATTTCAATACCTGCACAATCATCAGCCCACCAACTGTATGGCTTTGCTCACAGGAAGCCTAGTCCTGATGAATCAAG GATATCTTCAAGAAGCCTACTTATGGACCAAACAAGTTCTGACCATCATGGAGAAATCTCTGGTCTTGCTCAGGGAGGTGACGGATGGCTCCCTCTATGAAGGAGTTGCGTATGGCAGCTACACCACTAGATCACTCTTCCAATACATGTTTCTCGTCCAGAGGCACTTCAACATCAACCACTTTGGCCATCCGTGGCTTAAACAACACTTTGCATTTATGTATAGAACCATCCTGCCAG GGTTTCAAAGGACTGTGGCTATTGCAGACTCAAATTACAACTGGTTTTATGGTCCAGAAAGCCAATTAGTGTTCCTTGATAAATTTGTCATGCGTAACGGCAGTGGTAACTGGCTAGCTGACCAAATCAGAAGGAACCGTGTGGTGGAAGGTCCAGGAACACCATCCAAAGGGCAGCGCTGGTGCACTCTGCACACAGAATTTCTCTG gtaTGATGCCAGCTTGAAATCGGTTCCTCCTCCAGACTTTGGCACCCCTACACTGCATTATTTTGAAGACTGGGGTGTCGTGACTTATGGAAGTTCACTACCTGCAGAAATCAATagatctttcctttccttcaagTCTGGAAAACTAGGGGGACGTGCAATATATGACATTGTCCacagaaacaaatacaaagatTGGATCAAAGGATGGAGAAATTTTAATGCAGGGCATGAACATCCTGATCAAAACTCATTTACTTTTGCTCCCAATGGTGTGCCTTTCATTACTGAGGCTCTGTACGGGCCAAAGTACACCTTCTTCAACAATGTTTTGATGTTTTCCCCAGCTGTGTCAAAGAGCTGCTTTTCTCCCTGGGAGGGTCAGGTCACAGAAGACTGCTCATCAAAATGGTCTAAATACAAGCATGACCTGGCAGCTAGTTGTCAGGGGAGGGTGGTTGCAGCAGAGGAGAAAAATGGGGTGGTTTTCATCCGAGGAGAAGGTGTGGGAGCTTATAACCCCCAGCTCAACCTGAAGAATGTTCAGAGGAATCTCATCCTCCTACATCCACAGCTGCTTCTCCTTGTAGACCAAATACACCTGGGAGAGGAGAGTCCCCTGGAGACAGCAGCGAGCTTCTTCCACAATGTGGATGTTCCTTTTGAGGAGACTGTGGTAGATGGTGTCCATGGGGCTTTCATGAGGCAGAGAGATGGACTCTATAAAATGTACTGGATGGACGATACTGGCTACAGTGAGAAAGCAACTTTTGCCTCAGTGACATATCCTCGGGGCTATCCCTACAACGGGACAAACTATGTGAATGTCACCATGCACCTCCGAAGTCCCATCACAAGGGCAGCTTACCTCTTCATAGGGCCATCTATAGATGTTCAGAGCTTCACCGTCCACGGAGACTCTCAGCAACTGGATGTGTTCGTAGCCACCAGCAAACATGCCTACGCCACATACCTGTGGACAGGTGAGGCCACAGGACAGTCTGCCTTTGCACAGGTCATTGCTGATCATCACAAAATTCTGTTTGACCAGAATTCAGCCATCAAGAGCAGCATTGTCCCTGAGGTGAAGGACTATGCTGCTATTGTGGAACAGAACTTGCAGCGTTTTAAACCAGTGTTTCAGCTGCTGGAGAAGCAGATACTGTCCCGAGTCCGGAACACAGCTAGCTTTAGGAAGACTGCTGAGCGCCTGCTGAGGTTTTCAGATAAGAGACAGACTGAGGAAGCCATTGACAGGATTTTTGCCATAtcacagcaacagcagcagcaaaccAAGTCAAAGAAAAACCGAAGGGCAGGCAAACGCTATAAATTTGTGGATGCTGTCCCTGATATTTTTGCACAGATTGAAGTCAATGAGAAAAAGATTAGACAGAAAGCTCAGATTTTGGCACAGAAAGAACTACCCATAGAcgaagatgaagaaatgaaagaccttttagattttgcagatgtaacaTACGAGAAACATAAAAATGGGGGCTTGATTAAAGGCCGGTTTGGACAGGCACGGATGGTGACAACTACTCACAGCAGGGCCCCATCACTGTCTGCTTCCTATACCAGGTTGTTCCTGATTCTGAACATTGCTATTTTCTTTGTCATGTTGGCAATGCAACTGACTTATTTCCAGAGGGCCCAGAGCCTACATGGCCAAAGATGTCTTTATGCAGTTCTTCTAATAGATAGCTGTATTTTATTATGGTTGTACTCTTCTTGTTCCCAATCACAGTGTTAG